Proteins found in one Acanthopagrus latus isolate v.2019 chromosome 3, fAcaLat1.1, whole genome shotgun sequence genomic segment:
- the LOC119017178 gene encoding adhesion G protein-coupled receptor B1-like isoform X1 → MMWSALTGPCVALVLLFFGLTSCTPSGPASATCATLEQSRFFGVFTSTTTLPSTPCSWTLQNPDPRRYTVYMKITKPTDSCVPRQIRTFQFDSFIETSRTYLGMESFDEVVRLCDASTTVTYLESSKQFLQIRKVAPRNGLEIMEEQDVSEFKAEFLVVGKRNPSMPACQMLCQWLEKCLSSSTHDYPCGIMNTPCQCWEAPKRKPGSCYRGGVYVEKCLPVPRDNGRDAEIIKGWAGWGRWSVCSQECGGGVQVRSRGCQPEDGVCEGTVEEGRACNPQACIGKERNRSQGLRAIVGLKRDNADNTNLGAVATQTVDVKSDEWSSWSSCSVTCGEGWQSRTRVCATSSFTTQCTGPLRENRPCNNTVVCPVDGAWDEWTPWSLCSSTCGRGYRDRTRTCKLPKNGGEPCRGPTRQTKFCNIAVCPVDGSWNEWSAWSACSASCSNGTMQRTRECNGPSYGGSECHGGWQETVNCFLKDCPVDGRWHAWSAWGSCSKTCGGGIQQRQRVCEGPFFGGEPCPGDKGEQKRCNEKRCPEPHEICPEENTGDVVWKKTPAGDMAAIACPADASGLILRRCTLDAVGLASWESPTHIKCVSENYENIRKLSRDYVSKAQMGQSVDGVAEVISRLRFSSDEGAKYSGDLLAVMEILKNTTELYKGTSNQKLSNADTENYVQTISNLLKEEHRDKWEEAQLMGANIKEFLRLVEDFVSMLGMKMSGFQDIYEVTENLVLSIHKRPTTTSSNFTFPVKGWRGMLDWVRNSEEKISVSRDALSIEQADGNDAIVTGIVLYKNLASILSFHSNTTLINSKVVTVIVKPTPNFLSTPVEIEFPHLHNDTLNETCLSWDESETSSLLGSWSARSCRAVPVHSFRTKCVCDSLSTFAILAHVNSDTDMDKTLLPSVTLIVGCGVSSLTLLLLIIIYVSVWKYIRSERSVILINFCLSIICSNALILVGQTQARNKVVCTLVAALLHFFFLSSFCWVLTEAWQSYMAVTGRLRNRIIRKRFLCLGWGLPALVVAVAVGFTKAKGYGTVTYCWLSLEGGLLYSFVGPAAAVVLVNMVIGILVFNKLVSKDGITDVKLKERAGASLWSSCVVLPLLALTWMSAVLAITDRRSALFQILFAVFDSLEGFIIVMVHCILRREVQEAVKCRVVDRKDDGNGDSGSSHHNGHSQHMQSDSEKDGDSSRQGMKSSSEEKMPPPQLPLPMGSGFHTLPSNPSKSHMQAVPEYSSHTLTLKREKSRLAGGVDPSCGKPVYVCEGELFQQLDADLARAHAEGSMSDGSGYVLMPNTTSTLRTKPKDDMTKYNISVEQLPQARLMHLSGPFAEPQAAFGMKSIPPDQVSVSYSERDSPIQNIHNMSSESHITHSSLENTFESMNSMMSKSETISTLSMSSLERQKSRYAELDFEKIMHTKKRHQNMFQDLNRKLHHAEKDRESPASDSKSVRWSVSSGGSDKTNHSDKQQGTMERPWEGVRGIPQSPPAWVRKDLEPLAASPLELHSVEWEKAGTTIPLVGQDIIDLQTEV, encoded by the exons ATGATGTGGTCAGCTCTCACCGGCCCCTGTGTGGCCCTCGTGCTGCTCTTCTTCGGTTTGACTTCCTGCACTCCCTCCGGCCCGGCCTCCGCCACCTGTGCCACCCTGGAACAGAGTCGCTTCTTTGGAGTGTTCACCTCTACGACCACCCTGCCCTCCACACCGTGCTCCTGGACCCTGCAGAACCCCGATCCTCGCCGCTACACCGTCTACATGAAGATCACCAAGCCAACCGACTCCTGCGTCCCCCGCCAGATCAGGACCTTCCAGTTTGACTCCTTCATCGAGACCTCCCGCACCTATCTGGGCATGGAGAGCTTCGACGAGGTGGTCCGACTGTGCGACGCATCAACCACTGTCACCTACCTGGAGTCCAGCAAGCAGTTCCTGCAGATCCGCAAGGTGGCGCCAAGAAATGGTCTGGAGATCATGGAGGAGCAGGACGTCAGTGAGTTCAAGGCTGAGTTCTTGGTCGTGGGGAAGAGGAACCCGAGTATGCCCGCCTGCCAGATGCTGTGCCAGTGGCTGGAGAAGTGCCTGTCCAGTAGCACCCATGACTATCCCTGTGGCATCATGAACACACCCTGCCAGTGCTGGGAGGCCCCAAAGAGGAAGCCAGGAAGCTGCTACAGGGGCGGTGTCTACGTCGAGAAATGCCTTCCTGTGCCCAGAGACAACGGACGCGATGCTGAAATCATCA aaGGCTGGGCTGGATGGGGCCGCTGGTCAGTATGCAGCCAGGAGTGCGGTGGCGGAGTCCAGGTGCGTAGCCGAGGCTGCCAGCCCGAGGATGGCGTGTGCGAGGGAACAGTCGAAGAGGGGCGCGCCTGCAACCCTCAGGCCTGCATTG GCAAAGAGCGCAACAGGAGCCAGGGTCTGCGAGCCATCGTCGGTTTGAAGAGAGACAACGCTGATAATACTAACCTAGGAGCTGTTGCAACCCAAACAG TAGATGTTAAATCAGATGAGTGGTCTTCCTGGAGCTCCTGCTCAGTCACCTGTGGAGAGGGCTGGCAGAGCCGTACCCGCGTCTGCgccacttcctccttcaccaCCCAGTGCACCGGCCCCCTGCGTGAGAACCGGCCCTGCAACAACACCGTGGTCTGCCCTG TGGATGGCGCTTGGGATGAGTGGACCCCCTGGAGCCTGTGCTCATCCACTTGCGGTCGGGGTTATCGTGACCGTACCCGCACCTGCAAGCTGCCCAAGAATGGAGGAGAGCCTTGCCGCGGCCCCACAAGACAAACCAAGTTCTGCAACATCGCCGTCTGCCCAG tGGACGGATCCTGGAATGAGTGGTCTGCCTGGAGTGCGTGCTCCGCCTCTTGCTCCAACGGCACCATGCAGAGAACACGGGAGTGCAACGGTCCATCCTACGGCGGCTCTGAGTGCCATGGCGGCTGGCAAGAGACAGTCAACTGCTTCCTGAAAGATTGTCCCG TTGATGGACGTTGGCACGCATGGAGCGCTTGGGGCAGCTGCAGCAAGACTTGCGGTGGAGGCAtccagcagaggcagagagtgTGTGAAGGGCCTTTCTTTGGTGGAGAGCCATGCCCCGGTGATAAGGGAGAGCAGAAGCGCTGCAATGAGAAGAGATGCCCTG AGCCCCATGAGATCTGCCCTGAGGAGAACACTGGAGATGTTGTCTGGAAGAAAACCCCTGCTGGAGACATGGCCGCCATCGCCTGCCCCGCCGATGCCTCAG GTCTGATTCTGCGCCGGTGCACCCTGGACGCCGTAGGCCTCGCATCCTGGGAGAGCCCCACTCACATCAAGTGTGTCTCAGAGAACTATGAGAACATTCGGAAGCTG TCGAGGGACTACGTTTCCAAAGCGCAGATGGGGCAGAGCGTGGACGGGGTCGCCGAGGTGATTTCGCGGCTGAGATTCTCCTCTGATGAAGGGGCCAAGTACAGCGGCGATCTCTTGGCCGTCATGGAAATCCTGAAGAACACCACTGAGCTGTACAAGGGAACCAGCAACCAGAAATTGAGCAACGCTGACACAGAG AACTACGTCCAGACCATCAGCAACTTACTAAAGGAGGAACATCGTGACAAATGGGAAGAGGCACAGCTG ATGGGTGCTAACATCAAGGAGTTCCTCCGCCTTGTTGAGGACTTTGTGAGCATGCTCGGGATGAAAATGAGCGGCTTCCAGGACATTTACGAAGTCACCGAGAATTTAG tgcTGAGCATCCACAAGCGCCCGACGACTACAAGCTCCAACTTCACCTTCCCCGTGAAGGGCTGGAGGGGCATGCTGGACTGGGTCAGGAACTCTGAGGAGAAGATCTCAGTGTCCCGGGACGCTCTGTCCATTGAGCAGGCTG ATGGAAACGATGCCATTGTGACTGGAATCGTCCTCTACAAAAACCTTGCATCTATTCTGTCCTTCCACAG TAACACCACCCTCATCAACTCCAAGGTGGTGACCGTGATCGTCAAGCCCACCCCAAATTTCCTCTCGACCCCCGTTGAGATCGAGTTCCCCCACCTCCACAAT GACACCCTCAATGAGACATGCCTCTCGTGGGACGAGAGCGAAAC TTCCTCTCTGCTCGGGTCTTGGTCTGCTCGGAGCTGCAGAGCGGTCCCCGTTCATTCATTCAGAACCAAATGCGTGTGTGACAGCCTCTCCACCTTCGCCATTTTAGCGCACGTCAACTCCGACACG GACATGGACAAGACACTGCTCCCGTCCGTGACTCTCATCGTTGGCTGTGGGgtctcctctctcaccctgctgctcctcatcatcatctacGTCTCCGTGTGGAA GTACATCCGCTCCGAGCGCTCCGTGATCCTCATCAACTTCTGCCTCTCCATCATATGCTCCAATGCCCTCATTCTGGTCGGACAGACTCAGGCTCGCAACAAG GTGGTGTGCACTCTCGTAGCCGCTCTCCtgcacttcttcttcctctcctctttctgctgGGTGCTGACAGAAGCTTGGCAGTCCTACATGGCTGTCACTGGTCGTCTGCGCAACCGCATCATCCGCAAGCGCTTCTTATGCCTGGGCTGGG GCCTTCCCGCACTGGTTGTGGCCGTGGCTGTGGGTTTCACAAAGGCTAAGGGATATGGCACTGTCACCTA CTGCTGGCTGTCTCTTGAGGGCGGACTCCTCTACTCCTTTGTcggtcctgctgcagctgttgttttg GTGAACATGGTCATTGGTATTCTGGTCTTCAACAAGCTGGTGTCCAAGGACGGTATCACCGATGTGAAGCTGAAGGAGAGAGCCGG AGCATCGCTGTGGAGCTCTTGCGTGGTTCTGCCCCTCCTGGCCCTCACCTGGATGTCCGCCGTCCTGGCCATCACCGACCGCCGCTCCGCCCTCTTCCAGATCCTCTTCGCCGTCTTCGACTCTCTGGAGGGTTTCATCATCGTCATGGTGCACTGCATCCTGCGTAGAGAG GTCCAGGAGGCTGTAAAGTGCAGAGTGGTCGACCGCAAGGACGACGGCAACGGAGACTCTGGCAGTTCCCACCACAATGGCCACTCCCAGCATATG CAGTCGGATAGCGAAAAGGATGGAGATTCAAGCAGACAAG GAATGAAGAGCTCCTCTGAAGAGAAGATGCCCCCCCCTCAGCTTCCTCTTCCCATGGGCTCCGGCTTCCACACCCTGCCATCCAACCCCAGCAAGAGCCACATGCAGGCGGTCCCCGAGTACTCCAGCCACACCCTCAccctgaagagagagaagagccgCCTGGCCGGAGGGGTCGACCCCTCCTGCGGGAAACCCGTGTACGTCTGCGAAGGGGAGCTCTTCCAGCAGCTAGATGCCGATCTCGCCCGTGCTCACGCCGAGGGAAGCATGTCCGACGGCAGCGGTTACGTCCTCATGCccaacaccacctccaccctgaGGACCAAGCCCAAAGATGACATGACGAAATACAACATCAGCGTGGAGCAGCTCCCCCAGGCCAGGCTGATGCACCTCAGCGGGCCCTTCGCCGAGCCCCAGGCTGCCTTCGGAATGAAGTCGATCCCCCCAGACCAGGTCAGCGTGTCGTATTCGGAGAGGGACTCGCCCATCCAGAACATCCACAACATGTCGAGCGAGTCTCACATCACCCACAGCAGCCTGGAGAACACCTTCGAATCCATGAACTCCATGATGTCCAAGAGTGAGACCATCTCTACACTGTCAATGAGCTCCTTGGAG AGACAGAAATCCCGCTATGCTGAGTTGGACTTTGAG AAAATCATGCACACAAAGAAACGCCACCAGAACATGTTCCAGGACCTCAACAGGAAGCTCCATCATgctgagaaagacagagagtcGCCCGCCTCCGACAGCAAG TCTGTGAGATGGAGTGTGTCTTCAGGAGGAAGTGACAAAACGAACCACAGT GACAAACAGCAGGGTACCATGGAGAGGCCATGGGAGGGAGTCCGGGGGATCCCACAGTCACCCCCCGCGTGGGTCCGCAAAGACCTGGAGCCCCTAGCTGCCTCGCCCCTGGAGCTGCACTCTGTGGAGTGGGAGAAGGCCGGCACCACCATCCCTCTGGTGGGACAGGACATCATCGACCTGCAGACAGAGgtctga
- the LOC119017178 gene encoding adhesion G protein-coupled receptor B1-like isoform X3, which produces MMWSALTGPCVALVLLFFGLTSCTPSGPASATCATLEQSRFFGVFTSTTTLPSTPCSWTLQNPDPRRYTVYMKITKPTDSCVPRQIRTFQFDSFIETSRTYLGMESFDEVVRLCDASTTVTYLESSKQFLQIRKVAPRNGLEIMEEQDVSEFKAEFLVVGKRNPSMPACQMLCQWLEKCLSSSTHDYPCGIMNTPCQCWEAPKRKPGSCYRGGVYVEKCLPVPRDNGRDAEIIKGWAGWGRWSVCSQECGGGVQVRSRGCQPEDGVCEGTVEEGRACNPQACIGKERNRSQGLRAIVGLKRDNADNTNLGAVATQTVDVKSDEWSSWSSCSVTCGEGWQSRTRVCATSSFTTQCTGPLRENRPCNNTVVCPVDGAWDEWTPWSLCSSTCGRGYRDRTRTCKLPKNGGEPCRGPTRQTKFCNIAVCPVDGSWNEWSAWSACSASCSNGTMQRTRECNGPSYGGSECHGGWQETVNCFLKDCPVDGRWHAWSAWGSCSKTCGGGIQQRQRVCEGPFFGGEPCPGDKGEQKRCNEKRCPEPHEICPEENTGDVVWKKTPAGDMAAIACPADASGLILRRCTLDAVGLASWESPTHIKCVSENYENIRKLSRDYVSKAQMGQSVDGVAEVISRLRFSSDEGAKYSGDLLAVMEILKNTTELYKGTSNQKLSNADTENYVQTISNLLKEEHRDKWEEAQLMGANIKEFLRLVEDFVSMLGMKMSGFQDIYEVTENLVLSIHKRPTTTSSNFTFPVKGWRGMLDWVRNSEEKISVSRDALSIEQADGNDAIVTGIVLYKNLASILSFHSNTTLINSKVVTVIVKPTPNFLSTPVEIEFPHLHNDTLNETCLSWDESETSSLLGSWSARSCRAVPVHSFRTKCVCDSLSTFAILAHVNSDTDMDKTLLPSVTLIVGCGVSSLTLLLLIIIYVSVWKYIRSERSVILINFCLSIICSNALILVGQTQARNKVVCTLVAALLHFFFLSSFCWVLTEAWQSYMAVTGRLRNRIIRKRFLCLGWGLPALVVAVAVGFTKAKGYGTVTYCWLSLEGGLLYSFVGPAAAVVLVNMVIGILVFNKLVSKDGITDVKLKERAGASLWSSCVVLPLLALTWMSAVLAITDRRSALFQILFAVFDSLEGFIIVMVHCILRREVQEAVKCRVVDRKDDGNGDSGSSHHNGHSQHMQSDSEKDGDSSRQGMKSSSEEKMPPPQLPLPMGSGFHTLPSNPSKSHMQAVPEYSSHTLTLKREKSRLAGGVDPSCGKPVYVCEGELFQQLDADLARAHAEGSMSDGSGYVLMPNTTSTLRTKPKDDMTKYNISVEQLPQARLMHLSGPFAEPQAAFGMKSIPPDQVSVSYSERDSPIQNIHNMSSESHITHSSLENTFESMNSMMSKSETISTLSMSSLERQKSRYAELDFEKIMHTKKRHQNMFQDLNRKLHHAEKDRESPASDSKDKQQGTMERPWEGVRGIPQSPPAWVRKDLEPLAASPLELHSVEWEKAGTTIPLVGQDIIDLQTEV; this is translated from the exons ATGATGTGGTCAGCTCTCACCGGCCCCTGTGTGGCCCTCGTGCTGCTCTTCTTCGGTTTGACTTCCTGCACTCCCTCCGGCCCGGCCTCCGCCACCTGTGCCACCCTGGAACAGAGTCGCTTCTTTGGAGTGTTCACCTCTACGACCACCCTGCCCTCCACACCGTGCTCCTGGACCCTGCAGAACCCCGATCCTCGCCGCTACACCGTCTACATGAAGATCACCAAGCCAACCGACTCCTGCGTCCCCCGCCAGATCAGGACCTTCCAGTTTGACTCCTTCATCGAGACCTCCCGCACCTATCTGGGCATGGAGAGCTTCGACGAGGTGGTCCGACTGTGCGACGCATCAACCACTGTCACCTACCTGGAGTCCAGCAAGCAGTTCCTGCAGATCCGCAAGGTGGCGCCAAGAAATGGTCTGGAGATCATGGAGGAGCAGGACGTCAGTGAGTTCAAGGCTGAGTTCTTGGTCGTGGGGAAGAGGAACCCGAGTATGCCCGCCTGCCAGATGCTGTGCCAGTGGCTGGAGAAGTGCCTGTCCAGTAGCACCCATGACTATCCCTGTGGCATCATGAACACACCCTGCCAGTGCTGGGAGGCCCCAAAGAGGAAGCCAGGAAGCTGCTACAGGGGCGGTGTCTACGTCGAGAAATGCCTTCCTGTGCCCAGAGACAACGGACGCGATGCTGAAATCATCA aaGGCTGGGCTGGATGGGGCCGCTGGTCAGTATGCAGCCAGGAGTGCGGTGGCGGAGTCCAGGTGCGTAGCCGAGGCTGCCAGCCCGAGGATGGCGTGTGCGAGGGAACAGTCGAAGAGGGGCGCGCCTGCAACCCTCAGGCCTGCATTG GCAAAGAGCGCAACAGGAGCCAGGGTCTGCGAGCCATCGTCGGTTTGAAGAGAGACAACGCTGATAATACTAACCTAGGAGCTGTTGCAACCCAAACAG TAGATGTTAAATCAGATGAGTGGTCTTCCTGGAGCTCCTGCTCAGTCACCTGTGGAGAGGGCTGGCAGAGCCGTACCCGCGTCTGCgccacttcctccttcaccaCCCAGTGCACCGGCCCCCTGCGTGAGAACCGGCCCTGCAACAACACCGTGGTCTGCCCTG TGGATGGCGCTTGGGATGAGTGGACCCCCTGGAGCCTGTGCTCATCCACTTGCGGTCGGGGTTATCGTGACCGTACCCGCACCTGCAAGCTGCCCAAGAATGGAGGAGAGCCTTGCCGCGGCCCCACAAGACAAACCAAGTTCTGCAACATCGCCGTCTGCCCAG tGGACGGATCCTGGAATGAGTGGTCTGCCTGGAGTGCGTGCTCCGCCTCTTGCTCCAACGGCACCATGCAGAGAACACGGGAGTGCAACGGTCCATCCTACGGCGGCTCTGAGTGCCATGGCGGCTGGCAAGAGACAGTCAACTGCTTCCTGAAAGATTGTCCCG TTGATGGACGTTGGCACGCATGGAGCGCTTGGGGCAGCTGCAGCAAGACTTGCGGTGGAGGCAtccagcagaggcagagagtgTGTGAAGGGCCTTTCTTTGGTGGAGAGCCATGCCCCGGTGATAAGGGAGAGCAGAAGCGCTGCAATGAGAAGAGATGCCCTG AGCCCCATGAGATCTGCCCTGAGGAGAACACTGGAGATGTTGTCTGGAAGAAAACCCCTGCTGGAGACATGGCCGCCATCGCCTGCCCCGCCGATGCCTCAG GTCTGATTCTGCGCCGGTGCACCCTGGACGCCGTAGGCCTCGCATCCTGGGAGAGCCCCACTCACATCAAGTGTGTCTCAGAGAACTATGAGAACATTCGGAAGCTG TCGAGGGACTACGTTTCCAAAGCGCAGATGGGGCAGAGCGTGGACGGGGTCGCCGAGGTGATTTCGCGGCTGAGATTCTCCTCTGATGAAGGGGCCAAGTACAGCGGCGATCTCTTGGCCGTCATGGAAATCCTGAAGAACACCACTGAGCTGTACAAGGGAACCAGCAACCAGAAATTGAGCAACGCTGACACAGAG AACTACGTCCAGACCATCAGCAACTTACTAAAGGAGGAACATCGTGACAAATGGGAAGAGGCACAGCTG ATGGGTGCTAACATCAAGGAGTTCCTCCGCCTTGTTGAGGACTTTGTGAGCATGCTCGGGATGAAAATGAGCGGCTTCCAGGACATTTACGAAGTCACCGAGAATTTAG tgcTGAGCATCCACAAGCGCCCGACGACTACAAGCTCCAACTTCACCTTCCCCGTGAAGGGCTGGAGGGGCATGCTGGACTGGGTCAGGAACTCTGAGGAGAAGATCTCAGTGTCCCGGGACGCTCTGTCCATTGAGCAGGCTG ATGGAAACGATGCCATTGTGACTGGAATCGTCCTCTACAAAAACCTTGCATCTATTCTGTCCTTCCACAG TAACACCACCCTCATCAACTCCAAGGTGGTGACCGTGATCGTCAAGCCCACCCCAAATTTCCTCTCGACCCCCGTTGAGATCGAGTTCCCCCACCTCCACAAT GACACCCTCAATGAGACATGCCTCTCGTGGGACGAGAGCGAAAC TTCCTCTCTGCTCGGGTCTTGGTCTGCTCGGAGCTGCAGAGCGGTCCCCGTTCATTCATTCAGAACCAAATGCGTGTGTGACAGCCTCTCCACCTTCGCCATTTTAGCGCACGTCAACTCCGACACG GACATGGACAAGACACTGCTCCCGTCCGTGACTCTCATCGTTGGCTGTGGGgtctcctctctcaccctgctgctcctcatcatcatctacGTCTCCGTGTGGAA GTACATCCGCTCCGAGCGCTCCGTGATCCTCATCAACTTCTGCCTCTCCATCATATGCTCCAATGCCCTCATTCTGGTCGGACAGACTCAGGCTCGCAACAAG GTGGTGTGCACTCTCGTAGCCGCTCTCCtgcacttcttcttcctctcctctttctgctgGGTGCTGACAGAAGCTTGGCAGTCCTACATGGCTGTCACTGGTCGTCTGCGCAACCGCATCATCCGCAAGCGCTTCTTATGCCTGGGCTGGG GCCTTCCCGCACTGGTTGTGGCCGTGGCTGTGGGTTTCACAAAGGCTAAGGGATATGGCACTGTCACCTA CTGCTGGCTGTCTCTTGAGGGCGGACTCCTCTACTCCTTTGTcggtcctgctgcagctgttgttttg GTGAACATGGTCATTGGTATTCTGGTCTTCAACAAGCTGGTGTCCAAGGACGGTATCACCGATGTGAAGCTGAAGGAGAGAGCCGG AGCATCGCTGTGGAGCTCTTGCGTGGTTCTGCCCCTCCTGGCCCTCACCTGGATGTCCGCCGTCCTGGCCATCACCGACCGCCGCTCCGCCCTCTTCCAGATCCTCTTCGCCGTCTTCGACTCTCTGGAGGGTTTCATCATCGTCATGGTGCACTGCATCCTGCGTAGAGAG GTCCAGGAGGCTGTAAAGTGCAGAGTGGTCGACCGCAAGGACGACGGCAACGGAGACTCTGGCAGTTCCCACCACAATGGCCACTCCCAGCATATG CAGTCGGATAGCGAAAAGGATGGAGATTCAAGCAGACAAG GAATGAAGAGCTCCTCTGAAGAGAAGATGCCCCCCCCTCAGCTTCCTCTTCCCATGGGCTCCGGCTTCCACACCCTGCCATCCAACCCCAGCAAGAGCCACATGCAGGCGGTCCCCGAGTACTCCAGCCACACCCTCAccctgaagagagagaagagccgCCTGGCCGGAGGGGTCGACCCCTCCTGCGGGAAACCCGTGTACGTCTGCGAAGGGGAGCTCTTCCAGCAGCTAGATGCCGATCTCGCCCGTGCTCACGCCGAGGGAAGCATGTCCGACGGCAGCGGTTACGTCCTCATGCccaacaccacctccaccctgaGGACCAAGCCCAAAGATGACATGACGAAATACAACATCAGCGTGGAGCAGCTCCCCCAGGCCAGGCTGATGCACCTCAGCGGGCCCTTCGCCGAGCCCCAGGCTGCCTTCGGAATGAAGTCGATCCCCCCAGACCAGGTCAGCGTGTCGTATTCGGAGAGGGACTCGCCCATCCAGAACATCCACAACATGTCGAGCGAGTCTCACATCACCCACAGCAGCCTGGAGAACACCTTCGAATCCATGAACTCCATGATGTCCAAGAGTGAGACCATCTCTACACTGTCAATGAGCTCCTTGGAG AGACAGAAATCCCGCTATGCTGAGTTGGACTTTGAG AAAATCATGCACACAAAGAAACGCCACCAGAACATGTTCCAGGACCTCAACAGGAAGCTCCATCATgctgagaaagacagagagtcGCCCGCCTCCGACAGCAAG GACAAACAGCAGGGTACCATGGAGAGGCCATGGGAGGGAGTCCGGGGGATCCCACAGTCACCCCCCGCGTGGGTCCGCAAAGACCTGGAGCCCCTAGCTGCCTCGCCCCTGGAGCTGCACTCTGTGGAGTGGGAGAAGGCCGGCACCACCATCCCTCTGGTGGGACAGGACATCATCGACCTGCAGACAGAGgtctga